One part of the Anguilla anguilla isolate fAngAng1 chromosome 11, fAngAng1.pri, whole genome shotgun sequence genome encodes these proteins:
- the LOC118207243 gene encoding uncharacterized protein LOC118207243 isoform X5 translates to MSEKRPGKGRRMGSSRKQTRGNRIQREEGKPEGIEGLVEEDGLTYTGVKEGGGADEATPHKPAKHESKLLLPSMEIDPSHESSTSAHLQQSDSLVQTSVEPALMTEAKDLVHYEEPVGSSINDIQQSQTQMECRTEFKSPVALTHLYESEKIVSTKGHENPICSRNPESENTLPLESVEKSRVNVNSSPEEASENTGECLRVDEVQDTSVPIPDRREKRRKMGSTRKSSRRAEVQTETGEEEDVITGQEREEGKDSSLVEEELGSEITATSGEIQTEKQDEKRIHQNTDQDKENERQVGDRKTSGISTRPPEISDDSEQAEHSTFSVEKEREDKEESNEEREIEQVGTYHTPDISDYSDQAEHSTFVNEELHTDTPLTFGRTEGVGQSEAESTKHENMFEDTVILDQLNQSEDSLLTEKDSVLSVMLTDTQQRSPELEDHSQQSEEGETRNVEENSPGEDSKGDVLFTLAEESGNEKIKENKEKEEERNSENGQTVIGDGQSPTLLEQNQDFTTAEQEQTVKLQDTQLPLVVENIPFSGEGEINVQEGEGHQGESIERGIQPDAKDRPADTMEYEDTTLAQETALPVPARRERRRKMGSTRKSSRRAEVQTDRGEEEDVVMGQEREEGEESSLVEEELGSEITATTGEIQTEKQDEKRIHLIADEEKEMEYQVGDRESSGISAHTPEPSEFSEQAEHSTFSVEKEREDKEESNEEREMEQVGTYHTPDISDYSDQAEHSTFVNEELHTDTPLTFGRTEGVGQSEAESTKHENMFEDTVILDQLNQSEDSRLTEKDSALSVMLTDTQQRSPELEDHSQQSEEGETRNVEENSPGEDSKGDVLFTLAEESGNEKIKENKEKEEERNSENGQTVISDGQSPTLLEQNQDFTTAEQEQTVKLQDTQLPLVVENIPFSGEGEINVQEGEGHQGESIERGIQPDAKDRPADTMEYEDTTLAQETALPVPARRERRRKMGSTRKSSRRAEVQTDRGEEEDVVMGQEREEGEESSLVEEELGSEITATTGEIQTEKQDEKRIHLIADEEKEMEYQVGDRESSGISAHTPEPSEFSEQAEHSTFSVEKEREDKEESNEEREMEQVGTYHTPDISDYSDQAEHSTFVNEELHTDTPLTFGRTEGVGQSEAESTKHENMFEDTVILDQLNQSEDSLLTEKDSVLSVMLTDTQQRSPELEDHSQQSEEGETRNVEENSPGEDSKGDVLFTLAEESGNEKIKENKEKEEERNSENGQTVISDGQSPTLLEQNQDFTTAEQEQTVKLQDTQLPLVVENIPFSGEGEINVQEGEGHQGESIERGIQPDAKDRSADTMEYEDTTLAQETALPVPARRERRRKMGSTRKSSRRSEVQTDRGEEEDVVMGQEREEGEESSLVEEELGSEITATTGEIQTEKQDEKRIHLIADEEKEMEYQVGDRESSGISAHTPEPSEFSEQAEHSTFSVEKEREDKEESNEEREMEQVGTYHTPDISDYSDQAEHSTFVNEELHTDTPLTFGRTEGVGQSEAESTKHENTFEDTVILDQLNQSEDSRLTEKDSALSVMLTDTQQRSPELEDHSQQSEEGETRNVEENSPGEDSKGDVLFTLAEESGNEKIKENKEKEEERNSENGQTVISDGQSPTLLEQNQDFTTAEQEQTVKLQDTQLPLVVENIPFSGEGEINVQEGEGHQGESIERGIQPDAKDRPADTMEYEDTTLAQETALPVPARRERRRKMGSTRKSSRRAEVQTDRGEEEDVVMGQEREEGEESSLVEEELGSETGAPSGELQAEKQKEKRIHQNTDKDKENESQVGDRKTSGISTRPPEISDDSEQAEHSTFSVENEREDKEESNEEREMEQVGTYHTPDISDYSDQAEHSTFVNEELHTDTPLTFGRTEGVGQSEAESTKHENMFEDTVILDQLNQSEGSLFTEKDSALSVMLTDTQQRSPELEDHSQQSEEGETRNVEENSPGEDSKGDVLFTLAEESGNEKIKENKEKEEERNSENGQTVISDGQSPTLLEQNQDFTTAEQEQTAKLQDTQLPLVVENIPFSGEGEINVQEGEGHQGESAETGIQPDAKDRSADTMEYEDTTAPQETALPVPARRERRRKMGSTRKSSRRAEVQADRGEEEDVVMGQEREEGEESSLVEEELGSEITATSGEIQTEKQDDKRIHQNTDQDKENDESQVGDRKTSGISTYPTEVSDENMPVRCEGEINVQEGEGHQGESVERGIQPDAKDRSAETMEYEDTTLAQETALPVPARRERRRKMGSTRKTSRRAEVQADRGEEEDVVMGQEREEGEESSLLEDELGSETGAPSGELQAEKQKEKRIHLIADEEKEMEYQVGDRESSGISAHTPEPSEFSEQAEHSTFSVENEREDKEESKEEREMEKFGTYHTPDISDYSDQAEHSTFVKEELHTDTPLTFGRTENVGQSEAESTKHENMFEDTVILDQLNQSEDNLLTEKDSALSVMLTDAQQRSPELKDYSQQSEEGEVRNVEENSLGEDSKGDVLFTPGEESGNEKIKENKEKEEERNSENSHIVVSDIHSPTLLEQTQNFTTAEQVQTVKLQDTQLPLVVENIPVRCDGELNVQEGEGHQGESVERRIQPDSKDRSADTMEYKDTTLPQETALPVPARRERRRKMGSTRKSSRRAEVQTERGEEEDVVMGQEREEGEESSLVEEELGSEITATSGEIQTEKQDDKRIHQNTDQDKENDESQVGDRKTSGISTYSTEVSDENMPVRCEGEINVQEGEGHQGESVERGIQPDSKDRSADTMEYKDTTLPQETALPVPAKTERRRKLGSTRKSTRRAEVQTEKGEEEDVMRKENSSLLEDELGLETAAPSGELQVEQQKEKRIHLTTNQEKGMEYQVGDRESSGISAHTPEPSEVSQQAEHSTFSVEKEREDKDESKEEREMEKFGTYHTPDILDYSDQAEHSTFVKEKLHTDTPLTFGRTESVGQSEAEGTKHENIFEGAVILYQQNQSEDSLLTAKDSDCKASQNFVSDNYSPAILEQIQDFTTAEQEQTVKLQDTQLPLVVENIPFSGEGEINVQEGEGHQGERIERGIQPDAKDRPADTLEYEDTTLPQETSLPVPARRERRRKMGSTRKSSRRAEVQADRGEEEDVVMGQEREEGEESSLVEEELGSEITATSREIQTEKQDDKIIHQNTDQDKENDENQVGDRKTSGISTYPTEVSDENMPVRCEGKISVQEEEGHQGQSDKRGAEAIDKSADIMMSQNTSLPQDTSLPVPNRRERRRKLGSTRKSSRRAEAQTETGEEEDVMGQEREEDKESSLLDKGLGSEIAAPSDEMHAEKPKEMNIHQATEHSTFSVEKERSNKEEREEREMEQVGMYHTPDISNYSAQVEHSFEKELASISNTQTNLGWGESVGFSVTESTKYENLIEDTKWRSHPDHTQQLCQPKNVVHHSADEHDSSAVPHRRRKMGSTRKGLLRSANQGEGEQLREQREKTEGEKGEMGEMLEGNDVNDTHKEEKGIDKDEALEREIMSSVQSPPFLEPPESSAVAGKQDKASPGVKKKLGSRRKGRSSVWKGDRDLGQANEMGVEEDSKASAVLQRIQEVFHHWDPEEKGFITWDHMQGLSGELGLSVEELRQVFDRLDEDRDGLVTPEDVTAGFREFMQLQQPRARPAAAVYQSDGSILPEEEDDGERKLFLSKLGDLRAYSLLQDQSDI, encoded by the coding sequence ATGTCTGAAAAGAGACCAGGAAAAGGCCGGAGGATGGGGTCTTCACGTAAACAGACCAGGGGTAACAGaatacagagagaggaagggaaacCAGAGGGCATTGAGGGGCTGGTGGAGGAGGACGGCTTGACATATACTGGAGTgaaagaagggggaggggcagatgAAGCCACTCCCCACAAACCAGCCAAGCACGAATCAAAACTCTTATTGCCATCCATGGAGATCGACCCATCACATGAATCTTCCACCTCTGCCCATCTCCAGCAGTCAGACAGCCTAGTCCAAACAAGTGTCGAACCAGCTCTCATGACTGAAGCCAAAGATCTGGTGCATTATGAAGAGCCTGTAGGCTCATCTATAAATGACATTCAGcagtcacaaacacagatgGAATGTCGAACAGAATTTAAGAGTCCAGTTGCCCTAACTCACCTATATGAGTCAGAAAAGATTGTGTCTACTAAGGGACATGAAAATCCAATCTGTAGTCGAAACCCAGAATCTGAAAACACCCTACCTCTTGAATCAGTTGAGAAATCAAGAGTAAACGTAAACTCAAGTCCAGAAGAAGCATCTGAAAACACAGGAGAATGTCTGCGTGTGGATGAAGTTCAGGACACATCTGTCCCAATCCCTGacagaagagaaaagagaaggaagaTGGGTTCCACTCGCAAAAGCTCCCGCAGGGCTGaggtacagacagagacaggtgaGGAAGAAGATGTCATCacggggcaggagagagaggaaggaaaagaCTCATCACTGGTGGAAGAAGAGTTAGGCTCTGAGATAACAGCAACATCTGGagaaatacaaactgaaaaacaggaTGAAAAAAGGATCCATCAAAACACAGATCAAGACAAGGAAAATGAGAGACAGGTGGGAGACAGAAAAACTTCAGGCATTTCCACTCGCCCCCCTGAGATATCAGATGATTCTGAACAAGCTGAACATTCGACCTTTTcagtggagaaggagagggaggacaaGGAGGAAAGCAATGAAGAAAGGGAGATAGAACAAGTTGGAACATATCACACACCTGACATCTCAGATTATTCTGACCAAGCAGAGCATTCCACATTTGTAAACGAGGAgttacatacagacacaccgcTGACCTTTGGGAGAACAGAGGGTGTGGGGCAAAGTGAAGCAGAAAGTACAAAGCATGAGAATATGTTTGAAGACACTGTCATTTTGGACCAactgaaccaatcagaggacAGTCTGCTCACAGAAAAGGATTCAGTGCTCAGTGTAATGCTGACTGACACCCAGCAGAGGAGTCCGGAATTGGAAGACCACAGTCAACagagtgaggagggagagacgAGGAATGTAGAAGAGAATTCTCCTGGTGAAGACAGTAAGGGAGATGTGCTCTTTACTCTGGCAGAGGAGAGTGGGAATGAGAAAATCAAAGAGaataaggagaaagaggaagagaggaactCTGAAAACGGTCAGACTGTTATCGGTGATGGTCAGTCCCCTACATTACTGGAGCAAAATCAGGACTTTACCACTGCTGAACAAGAGCAGACTGTGAAGCTGCaagacacacagctgccctTAGTGGTGGAGAACATACCATTCAGTGGTGAAGGTGAAATCAATGTACAGGAAGGAGAAGGGCACCAAGGAGAAAGTATTGAGAGGGGCATACAACCAGATGCAAAAGACAGACCTGCAGACACCATGGAGTATGAGGACACCACTCTGGCCCAGGAGACAGCTCTTCCAGTCCCTGCcagaagagaaaggagaaggaaGATGGGGTCCACTCGTAAAAGCTCCCGCAGGGCTgaggtgcagacagacagaggtgagGAAGAAGATGTTGTCatggggcaggagagagaggaaggagaagagtCATCACTGGTGGAAGAAGAGTTAGGCTCTGAGATAACAGCAACAACCGGAGAAATACAAACTGAGAAACAGGACGAAAAAAGGATCCATCTCATCGCAGATGAAGAGAAGGAAATGGAGTACCAGGTAGGAGACAGAGAAAGTTCTGGGATTTCTGCTCATACACCAGAGCCCTCAGAGTTTTCTGAACAAGCTGAACATTCTACCTTTTcagtggagaaggagagggaagacAAGGAGGAAAGCAATGAAGAAAGGGAGATGGAACAAGTTGGAACATATCACACACCTGACATCTCAGATTATTCTGACCAAGCAGAGCATTCCACATTTGTAAACGAGGAgttacatacagacacaccgcTGACCTTTGGGAGAACAGAGGGTGTGGGGCAAAGTGAAGCAGAAAGTACAAAGCATGAGAATATGTTTGAAGACACTGTCATTTTGGACCAactgaaccaatcagaggacAGTCGGCTCACAGAAAAAGATTCAGCGCTCAGTGTAATGCTGACTGACACCCAGCAGAGGAGTCCGGAATTGGAAGACCACAGTCAACagagtgaggagggagagacgAGGAATGTAGAAGAGAATTCTCCTGGTGAAGACAGTAAGGGAGATGTGCTCTTTACTCTGGCAGAGGAGAGTGGGAATGAGAAAATCAAAGAGaataaggagaaagaggaagagaggaactCTGAAAACGGTCAAACTGTTATCAGTGATGGTCAGTCCCCTACATTACTGGAGCAAAATCAGGACTTTACCACTGCTGAACAAGAGCAGACTGTGAAGCTGCaagacacacagctgccctTAGTGGTGGAGAACATACCTTTCAGTGGTGAAGGTGAAATCAATGTACAGGAAGGAGAAGGGCACCAAGGAGAAAGTATTGAGAGGGGCATACAACCAGATGCAAAAGACAGACCTGCAGACACCATGGAGTATGAGGACACCACTCTGGCCCAGGAGACAGCTCTTCCAGTCCCTGCcagaagagaaaggagaaggaaGATGGGGTCCACTCGTAAAAGCTCCCGCAGGGCTgaggtgcagacagacagaggtgagGAAGAAGATGTTGTCatggggcaggagagagaggaaggagaagagtCATCACTGGTGGAAGAAGAGTTAGGCTCTGAGATAACAGCAACAACCGGAGAAATACAAACTGAGAAACAGGACGAAAAAAGGATCCATCTCATCGCAGATGAAGAGAAGGAAATGGAGTACCAGGTAGGAGACAGAGAAAGTTCTGGGATTTCTGCTCATACACCAGAGCCCTCAGAGTTTTCTGAACAAGCTGAACATTCTACCTTTTcagtggagaaggagagggaagacAAGGAGGAAAGCAATGAAGAAAGGGAGATGGAACAAGTTGGAACATATCACACACCTGACATCTCAGATTATTCTGACCAAGCAGAGCATTCCACATTTGTAAACGAGGAgttacatacagacacaccgcTGACCTTTGGGAGAACAGAGGGTGTGGGGCAAAGTGAAGCAGAAAGTACAAAGCATGAGAATATGTTTGAAGACACTGTCATTTTGGACCAattgaaccaatcagaggacAGTCTGCTCACAGAAAAGGATTCAGTGCTCAGTGTAATGCTGACTGACACCCAGCAGAGGAGTCCGGAATTGGAAGACCACAGTCAACagagtgaggagggagagacgAGGAATGTAGAAGAGAATTCTCCTGGTGAAGACAGTAAGGGAGATGTGCTCTTTACTCTGGCAGAGGAGAGTGGGAATGAGAAAATCAAAGAGaataaggagaaagaggaagagaggaactCTGAAAACGGTCAGACTGTTATCAGTGATGGTCAGTCCCCTACATTACTGGAGCAAAATCAGGACTTTACCACTGCTGAACAAGAGCAGACTGTGAAGCTGCaagacacacagctgccctTAGTGGTGGAGAACATACCATTCAGTGGTGAAGGTGAAATCAATGTACAGGAAGGAGAAGGGCACCAAGGAGAAAGTATTGAGAGGGGCATACAACCAGATGCAAAAGACAGATCTGCAGACACCATGGAGTATGAGGACACCACTCTGGCCCAGGAGACAGCTCTTCCAGTCCCTGCcagaagagaaaggagaaggaaGATGGGGTCCACTCGTAAAAGCTCCCGCAGGTCTgaggtgcagacagacagaggtgagGAAGAAGATGTTGTCatggggcaggagagagaggaaggagaagagtCATCACTGGTGGAAGAAGAGTTAGGCTCTGAGATAACAGCAACAACCGGAGAAATACAAACTGAGAAACAGGACGAAAAAAGGATCCATCTCATCGCagatgaagagaaagaaatggagtaCCAGGTCGGAGACAGAGAAAGTTCTGGGATTTCTGCTCATACACCAGAGCCCTCAGAGTTTTCTGAACAAGCTGAACATTCTACCTTTTcagtggagaaggagagggaagacAAGGAGGAAAGCAATGAAGAAAGGGAGATGGAACAAGTGGGAACATATCACACACCTGACATCTCAGATTATTCTGACCAAGCAGAGCATTCCACATTTGTAAACGAGGAgttacatacagacacaccgcTGACCTTTGGGAGAACAGAGGGTGTGGGGCAAAGTGAAGCAGAAAGTACAAAGCATGAGAATACGTTTGAAGACACTGTCATTTTGGACCAactgaaccaatcagaggacAGTCGGCTCACAGAAAAAGATTCAGCGCTCAGTGTAATGCTGACTGACACCCAGCAGAGGAGTCCGGAATTGGAAGACCACAGTCAACagagtgaggagggagagacgAGGAATGTAGAAGAGAATTCTCCTGGTGAAGACAGTAAGGGAGATGTGCTCTTTACTCTGGCAGAGGAGAGTGGGAATGAGAAAATCAAAGAGaataaggagaaagaggaagagaggaactCTGAAAACGGTCAAACTGTTATCAGTGATGGTCAGTCCCCTACATTACTGGAGCAAAATCAGGACTTTACCACTGCTGAACAAGAGCAGACTGTGAAGCTGCAAGACACGCAGCTGCCCTTAGTGGTGGAGAACATACCTTTCAGTGGTGAAGGTGAAATCAATGTACAGGAAGGAGAAGGGCACCAAGGAGAAAGTATTGAGAGGGGCATACAACCAGATGCAAAAGACAGACCTGCAGACACCATGGAGTATGAGGACACCACTCTGGCCCAGGAGACAGCTCTTCCAGTCCCTGCcagaagagaaaggagaaggaaGATGGGGTCCACTCGTAAAAGCTCCCGCAGGGCTgaggtgcagacagacagaggtgagGAAGAAGATGTCGTCatggggcaggagagagaggaaggagaagagtCATCACTGGTGGAAGAAGAGTTAGGCTCAGAGACAGGTGCACCATCAGGAGAACTGcaagcagaaaaacagaaagaaaagaggatCCATCAAAACACAGATAAAGACAAGGAAAATGAGAGCCAGGTGGGAGACAGAAAAACTTCAGGCATTTCCACTCGCCCCCCTGAGATATCAGATGATTCTGAACAAGCTGAACATTCCACCTTTTCAgtggagaatgagagggaggaCAAGGAGGAAAGCAATGAAGAAAGGGAGATGGAACAAGTTGGAACATATCACACACCTGACATCTCAGATTATTCTGACCAAGCAGAGCATTCCACATTTGTAAACGAGGAgttacatacagacacaccgcTGACCTTTGGGAGAACAGAGGGTGTGGGGCAAAGTGAAGCAGAAAGTACAAAGCATGAGAATATGTTTGAAGACACTGTCATTTTGGACCAACTGAACCAATCAGAGGGCAGCCTTTTCACAGAAAAAGATTCAGCCCTCAGTGTAATGCTGACTGACACTCAGCAGAGGAGTCCAGAATTGGAAGACCACAGTCAACagagtgaggagggagagacgAGGAATGTAGAAGAGAATTCTCCTGGTGAAGACAGTAAGGGAGATGTGCTCTTTACTCTGGCAGAGGAGAGTGGGAATGAGAAAATCAAAGAGaataaggagaaagaggaagagaggaactCTGAAAACGGTCAGACTGTTATCAGTGATGGTCAGTCCCCTACATTACTGGAGCAAAATCAGGACTTTACCACTGCTGAACAAGAACAGACTGCAAAGCTGCaagacacacagctgccctTAGTGGTGGAGAATATACCTTTCAGTGGTGAAGGTGAAATCAATGTACAGGAAGGAGAAGGGCACCAAGGAGAAAGTGCTGAGACGGGCATACAACCAGATGCAAAAGACAGATCTGCCGACACCATGGAGTATGAGGACACCACTGCACCCCAGGAGACAGCTCTTCCAGTCCCTGCcagaagagaaaggagaaggaaGATGGGGTCCACTCGTAAAAGCTCCCGCAGGGCTGAGGTGCAGGCAGACAGAGGTGAGGAAGAAGATGTCGTCatggggcaggagagagaggaaggagaagagtCATCACTGGTGGAAGAAGAGTTAGGCTCTGAGATAACAGCAACATCTGGAGAAATACAAACTGAGAAACAGGATGACAAAAGGATTCATCAAAACACAGATCAAGACAAGGAAAATGATGAGAGCCAGGTGGGAGACAGGAAAACTTCAGGCATTTCCACTTACCCCACTGAGGTATCAGATGAGAACATGCCTGTCAGATGTGAAGGTGAAATCAATGTACAGGAAGGAGAAGGGCACCAAGGAGAAAGTGTTGAGAGGGGCATACAACCAGATGCAAAAGATAGATCTGCAGAAACTATGGAGTATGAGGACACCACTCTGGCCCAGGAGACAGCTCTTCCAGTCCCTGCcagaagagaaaggagaaggaaGATGGGGTCTACTCGTAAAACCTCCCGCAGGGCTGAGGTGCAGGCAGACAGAGGTGAGGAAGAAGATGTCGTCatggggcaggagagagaggaaggagaagagtCATCACTTTTAGAAGACGAGTTAGGCTCAGAGACAGGTGCACCATCAGGAGAACTGcaagcagaaaaacagaaagaaaagaggatCCATCTCATCGCAGATGAAGAGAAGGAAATGGAGTACCAGGTAGGAGACAGAGAAAGTTCTGGGATTTCTGCTCATACACCAGAGCCCTCAGAGTTTTCTGAACAAGCTGAACATTCTACCTTTTCAGTGGAGAACGAGAGGGAAGACAAAGAGGAGagcaaagaagaaagagagatggaaaaatTTGGAACATATCACACACCTGACATCTCAGATTATTCTGACCAAGCAGAGCATTCCACATTTGTGAAGGAGGAattacatacagacacaccgcTGACCTTTGGGAGAACAGAGAACGTGGGGCAAAGTGAAGCAGAAAGTACAAAGCATGAGAATATGTTTGAAGACACTGTCATTTTGGACCAactgaaccaatcagaggacAATCTGCTCACAGAAAAAGATTCAGCGCTCAGTGTAATGCTGACTGACGCTCAGCAGAGGAGTCCGGAATTGAAAGACTACAGTCAACAGAGTGaggagggagaggtgaggaATGTAGAAGAGAATTCTCTTGGTGAAGACAGTAAGGGAGATGTGCTCTTTACTCCGGGAGAGGAGAGTGGGAATGAGAAAATCAAAGAGaataaggagaaagaggaagagaggaactCTGAAAACAGTCATATTGTTGTCAGTGATATCCATTCCCCTACATTACTGGAGCAAACCCAGAACTTTACCACTGCTGAGCAGGTACAGACTGTGAAGCTGCaagacacacagctgccctTAGTGGTGGAGAACATTCCTGTCAGATGTGATGGTGAACTCAATGTACAGGAAGGAGAAGGGCACCAAGGAGAAAGTGTTGAGAGGCGCATACAACCAGATTCGAAAGACAGATCTGCAGACACCATGGAGTACAAGGACACCACCCTACCCCAGGAGACCGCTCTTCCAGTCCCTGCcagaagagaaaggagaaggaaGATGGGGTCCACTCGTAAAAGCTCCCGCAGGGCTGaggtgcagacagagagaggtgaggaaGAAGATGTCGTCatggggcaggagagagaggaaggagaagagtCATCACTGGTGGAAGAAGAGTTAGGCTCTGAGATAACAGCAACATCTGGAGAAATACAAACTGAGAAACAGGATGACAAAAGGATTCATCAAAACACAGATCAAGACAAGGAAAATGATGAGAGCCAGGTGGGAGACAGGAAAACTTCAGGCATTTCCACTTACTCCACTGAGGTATCAGATGAGAACATGCCTGTCAGATGTGAAGGTGAAATCAATGTACAGGAAGGAGAAGGGCACCAAGGAGAAAGTGTTGAGAGGGGCATACAACCAGATTCGAAAGACAGATCTGCAGACACCATGGAGTACAAGGACACCACCCTACCCCAGGAGACAGCTCTTCCAGTCCCTGCCAAAACAGAAAGGAGAAGGAAGTTGGGGTCCACTCGTAAAAGCACCCGCAGAGCTGAGGTGCAAACAGAAaaaggtgaggaagaggatgtcATGAGGAAAGAGAATTCATCACTGTTAGAAGACGAATTGGGCTTGGAGACAGCTGCACCATCAGGAGAACTGCAAGTAGAACAACAGAAGGAAAAGAGGATCCATCTCACAACAAATCAAGAGAAGGGAATGGAGTACCAGGTAGGAGACAGAGAAAGTTCTGGAATTTCCGCTCATACACCCGAGCCCTCAGAGGTTTCTCAACAAGCTGAACATTCCACCTTTTCAgttgagaaggagagggaggacaaGGATGAGagcaaagaagaaagagagatggaaaaatTTGGAACATATCACACACCTGACATTTTAGATTATTCTGACCAAGCAGAGCATTCCACATTTGTAAAGGAGAAgttacatacagacacaccgcTGACTTTTGGGAGAACAGAGAGTGTGGGGCAAAGTGAAGCAGAAGGTACAAagcatgaaaatatatttgaaggcGCTGTCATTTTGTACCAACAGAACCAATCAGAGGATAGTCTACTCACAGCAAAAGATTCAGACTGCAAAGCTTCGCAGAATTTTGTTAGTGATAACTATTCACCTGCAATATTGGAGCAAATCCAGGACTTTACCACTGCTGAACAAGAGCAGACTGTGAAGCTGCaagacacacagctgccctTAGTGGTGGAGAACATACCTTTCAGTGGTGAAGGTGAAATCAATGTACAGGAAGGAGAAGGGCACCAAGGAGAAAGAATTGAGAGGGGCATACAACCAGATGCAAAAGACAGACCTGCAGACACCTTGGAGTACGAGGACACCACCCTACCCCAGGAGACATCTCTTCCAGTCCCTGCcagaagagaaaggagaaggaaGATGGGGTCTACTCGTAAAAGCTCCCGCAGGGCTGAGGTGCAGGCAGACAGAGGTGAGGAAGAAGATGTCGTCatggggcaggagagagaggaaggagaagagtCATCGCTGGTGGAAGAAGAGTTGGGCTCTGAGATAACAGCAACATCCAGAGAAATACAAACTGAGAAACAGGATGACAAAATTATTCATCAAAACACAGATCAAGACAAGGAAAATGATGAGAACCAGGTGGGAGACAGAAAAACTTCAGGCATTTCCACTTACCCCACTGAGGTATCAGATGAAAACATGCCTGTCAGATGTGAGGGTAAGATCAGTGTACAGGAAGAAGAAGGACACCAAGGACAAAGTGATAAAAGGGGAGCAGAAGCAATAGATAAATCTGCAGACATAATGATGTCCCAGAACACCTCCCTACCCCAGGACACATCTCTCCCTGTCCCTAAcagaagagaaaggagaaggaaATTGGGGTCCACTCGTAAAAGCTCTCGCAGGGCTGAGGCGCAGACAGAGacaggtgaggaagaggatgtcatggggcaggagagagaggaagataaaGAGTCATCACTGTTAGATAAGGGCTTGGGCTCTGAGATAGCTGCACCCTCAGACGAAATGCATGCAGAAAAACCGAAGGAAATGAATATCCATCAAGCCACTGAACATTCCACCTTTTCAGTGGAGAAGGAGAGGTCAAataaggaggagagagaagaaagggagaTGGAACAAGTTGGAATGTATCACACACCTGATATCTCAAATTATTCTGCCCAAGTAGAACACTCCTTTGAAAAGGAATTAGCGTCAATTTCAAACACTCAGACAAACCTAGGCTGGGGAGAGAGTGTAGGGTTCAGTGTAACAGAAAGCACAAAGTATGAGAACTTGATTGAAGACACCAAATGGAGGAGTCATCCAGACCACACTCAACAGCTTTGCCAGCCAAAAAACGTTGTACATCATTCTGCAGATGAGCATGATTCTTCTGCTGTACCACACCGGAGGAGGAAGATGGGTTCAACTCGCAAAGGCCTCCTACGTTCAGCCAATCAAGGAGAGGGGGAACAATTAAgagaacagagggagaaaacagagggagagaaaggtgAAATGGGAGAAATGTTAGAGGGAAATGATGTGAATGATACacataaagaagaaaaagggaTAGATAAGGATGAGGCATTGGAGAGAGAAATCATGAGTTCAGTTCAGTCACCTCCATTTTTAGAGCCTCCTGAAAGTTCTGCCGTTGCTGGAAAGCAGGATAAGGCAAGCCCAGGGGTGAAGAAGAAATTGGGCTCTAGACGCAAAGGCAGGAGCAGTGTATGGAAAGGGGATAGAGACCTGGGACAGGCTAATGAAATGGGGGTTGAAGAGGATAGCAAAGCCTCAGCAGTACTGCAGAGAATTCAGGAAGTCTTCCACCACTGGGACCCTGAAGAAAAGGGCTTCATCACATGGGACCACATGCAG